In one window of Enterobacteriaceae endosymbiont of Donacia cincticornis DNA:
- the dnaN gene encoding DNA polymerase III subunit beta — MENNIIVNRELIIKPLQYVTNIISNKSLYPNLNNILIEVLDNGIVLFKSTNLEIEITSFIKSKYLNKNYSVIIQGKKFYNICRSLSKEDNIKIVFNINKMIISTKNCYFIITTLPANNFPNINFLKHDIEFNLTNKILKKLIYATYFSIANNDVRKYLNGLFLQIKNNILNIISTDGHRLSFYQYILDKNLIDYSIIIPRKSIFELSKIINNTNDLINIKINNNYICFTFKNLKFISKLIVSNFPDYQQIIPKSFYQTIKINRILFKNVLNRISILVNEKTKGVNLLFSNKYLKIFTSNINNEKAEEILEIEKFRNKQTHDIQISFNINYLIDVINILESNFIKLSFIDNTSSIKIEDNYDKNKIYLIMPMKI; from the coding sequence ATGGAAAATAATATTATTGTTAATAGAGAATTAATAATTAAACCATTACAATATGTTACTAATATTATTAGTAATAAATCTTTATATCCTAATCTTAATAATATTTTAATAGAGGTTTTAGATAATGGAATAGTTTTATTTAAAAGTACTAATTTAGAAATAGAAATTACATCTTTTATTAAAAGTAAATATTTAAATAAAAATTACTCTGTTATAATTCAAGGAAAGAAATTTTATAATATATGTCGTTCCCTTTCTAAAGAAGATAATATAAAAATAGTATTTAATATTAATAAAATGATTATTTCTACAAAAAATTGTTATTTTATAATAACTACTTTACCTGCAAATAATTTTCCAAATATAAATTTTTTAAAACATGATATAGAATTTAATTTAACAAATAAAATATTAAAAAAATTAATATATGCTACATATTTTTCAATAGCAAATAATGATGTAAGAAAATATTTAAATGGATTATTTTTACAAATTAAAAATAATATTTTAAACATTATATCAACAGATGGACATAGATTATCTTTTTATCAATATATTTTAGATAAAAATCTTATAGATTATAGTATTATAATTCCTCGTAAAAGTATTTTTGAATTATCTAAAATAATTAATAATACTAATGATTTAATTAATATTAAGATTAATAATAATTATATTTGTTTTACTTTTAAAAATTTAAAATTTATATCTAAATTAATTGTAAGTAATTTCCCTGATTATCAACAAATTATACCGAAATCATTCTATCAAACAATTAAAATTAATCGTATATTATTTAAAAATGTTTTAAACAGAATTTCTATTTTAGTAAATGAAAAAACAAAAGGAGTTAATTTATTATTTAGTAATAAATATTTAAAAATTTTTACTAGTAATATTAATAATGAAAAAGCTGAAGAAATATTAGAAATAGAAAAATTTCGAAATAAACAAACGCATGATATCCAAATATCATTTAATATTAATTATTTAATTGATGTTATTAATATATTAGAAAGTAACTTTATTAAACTATCTTTTATTGATAATACTTCTAGTATTAAAATAGAAGATAATTATGATAAAAATAAAATTTATTTAATTATGCCAATGAAAATATAA
- the gyrB gene encoding DNA topoisomerase (ATP-hydrolyzing) subunit B, with the protein MTNKYYDSSSIQILKGLDAVKKRPGMYIGNTDDGTGLHHMVFEVIDNAIDESLSGYCKNIQVIMHKDNSISIFDDGRGIPTDIHKEAQISAAEVIMTILHSGGKFNNKFYKLSGGLHGVGISVVNALSKKLELIIKRNGKTYKQLYYYGIPQERLKIIGISNTTGTHIRFWPNYDIFTTIQNFNYKILSNRLKELSFLNSGLIISIIDNKQKKKDVFQYKGGIKEYIKYLSKNNNFINKQIFYCYTKNNNIDIEIAMQWNNSFNEEIYCFTNNIPQKNGGTHLSGLKAAITRTIKLYIDKEGYNKKKNVNLKGEDTREGLTAIISIKILNPKFSSQTKEKLISSEVKSLVECYVNQQLMFFLLENPNDAKNIVEKIINVAKIRDIARKTKNIIKNQNISSISRLPGKLSDCQENNPALSEIYLVEGDSAGGSAKQGRNRKTQAILPLKGKILNVEKAKFNKIITSQEIITLVTALGFNINLEKYHLDHLRYHNIIIMTDADVDGAHIRTLLLTFFYRQIPKIIEKGYIYIAQPPLFRIKKGNKKFYIKNNEEMEIFMLNSAVEKAVFYFKKTEEKLTDKKLIELMNEYNSIKKIIKFSQYNINNKILHALLYNKKLNLLNNSVNIDLWLHELILFLNKNYLNIKYSSNMNKNINKNIFELIIYENKYENINKYLLNKNFFMSNEYNKICLLGNKLHSLQKKGIFRVKKGEKYKNINSFEEGIKWLLKKSKKSFSIQRYKGLGEMNPNQLWETTMNPLTRNMLKVTIKDAILADKLFTTLMGDEVEPRKLFIKENALKVLNIDF; encoded by the coding sequence TTGACAAATAAATATTATGATTCATCAAGTATTCAAATTCTAAAAGGATTAGATGCTGTTAAAAAAAGACCAGGAATGTATATTGGGAATACAGATGATGGTACAGGATTACATCATATGGTATTCGAAGTAATAGATAACGCAATAGATGAATCTCTTTCTGGCTATTGCAAAAACATACAAGTAATTATGCATAAAGATAATTCTATCTCTATTTTTGATGATGGGCGAGGTATACCTACAGATATACATAAAGAAGCTCAAATATCAGCTGCTGAAGTTATTATGACTATATTACATTCAGGAGGTAAATTTAATAATAAATTTTATAAATTATCAGGAGGTTTACACGGAGTAGGAATTTCTGTAGTAAATGCTTTATCTAAAAAATTAGAACTTATTATTAAAAGAAATGGGAAAACATATAAACAATTATATTATTATGGAATACCTCAAGAAAGATTAAAAATTATTGGTATTAGTAATACTACTGGGACACATATTAGATTTTGGCCTAATTACGATATTTTTACTACAATCCAAAATTTTAATTATAAAATTTTATCTAATAGATTAAAAGAATTATCTTTTTTAAATTCAGGATTAATTATTTCAATTATTGATAACAAACAAAAAAAAAAAGATGTTTTCCAATATAAGGGAGGTATAAAAGAATATATAAAATATTTAAGTAAAAATAATAATTTTATTAATAAACAAATTTTTTATTGTTATACTAAAAATAATAACATTGATATAGAAATTGCCATGCAATGGAATAATTCATTTAATGAAGAAATATATTGTTTTACTAATAATATACCTCAAAAAAATGGAGGTACTCATTTATCTGGATTAAAAGCAGCTATAACAAGAACAATAAAACTTTATATAGATAAAGAAGGATATAATAAAAAAAAAAATGTTAATTTAAAGGGAGAAGATACTAGAGAAGGCTTAACCGCAATTATATCAATAAAAATTTTAAATCCAAAATTTTCTTCTCAAACAAAAGAAAAATTAATATCATCAGAAGTAAAATCATTAGTAGAATGTTATGTAAATCAACAATTAATGTTTTTTTTATTAGAAAATCCAAATGATGCCAAAAATATTGTAGAAAAAATTATTAATGTAGCTAAAATAAGAGATATTGCTAGAAAGACTAAAAATATAATAAAAAATCAAAATATAAGTAGTATATCAAGACTACCAGGAAAATTATCTGATTGTCAAGAAAATAATCCTGCATTATCTGAAATTTATTTAGTAGAAGGAGATTCAGCAGGAGGATCAGCAAAACAAGGTAGAAATAGAAAAACACAAGCAATTTTACCTTTAAAAGGTAAAATTCTTAATGTAGAAAAAGCTAAATTTAATAAAATTATTACTTCACAAGAAATAATAACTTTAGTTACAGCGTTAGGTTTTAATATTAATCTAGAAAAATATCATTTAGATCATTTAAGATATCATAATATTATTATTATGACAGATGCAGATGTAGATGGAGCACATATTCGTACTTTATTATTAACATTTTTTTATCGTCAAATACCTAAAATTATTGAAAAAGGTTATATATATATAGCACAACCTCCACTTTTTAGAATTAAAAAAGGCAATAAAAAATTTTATATTAAAAATAATGAAGAAATGGAAATATTTATGTTAAATTCAGCTGTAGAAAAAGCTGTTTTTTATTTTAAAAAAACCGAAGAAAAATTAACTGATAAAAAATTAATAGAATTAATGAATGAATATAATTCGATTAAAAAAATTATAAAATTTTCTCAATATAATATTAATAATAAAATATTACATGCATTATTATATAATAAAAAATTAAATTTATTAAATAATTCTGTAAATATAGATTTATGGTTACATGAATTAATTTTATTTTTAAATAAAAATTATTTAAATATTAAATATTCAAGTAATATGAATAAAAACATTAATAAAAATATTTTTGAGTTAATAATTTATGAAAATAAATATGAAAATATAAATAAGTATTTATTAAATAAAAATTTTTTTATGAGTAATGAATATAATAAAATATGTTTATTAGGTAATAAATTACATTCTTTACAAAAAAAAGGTATTTTCCGTGTTAAAAAAGGAGAAAAATATAAAAACATTAATTCTTTTGAAGAAGGAATCAAATGGTTATTAAAAAAATCTAAAAAAAGTTTTTCTATACAAAGATATAAAGGATTAGGTGAAATGAATCCAAATCAATTATGGGAAACTACTATGAATCCTTTAACTCGTAATATGTTAAAAGTAACAATTAAAGATGCAATTTTAGCTGATAAATTATTTACAACTTTAATGGGTGACGAAGTTGAACCTAGAAAATTATTTATAAAAGAAAATGCTTTAAAAGTATTAAATATTGATTTTTAA
- the rpoZ gene encoding DNA-directed RNA polymerase subunit omega, which yields MARVTVEKAVQKIGNRFDLVILAAKRARQIQIKGKIPLLSEKNDKATILALREIEKGLINKEIINNYEKNNIEEKIKSIDLDNY from the coding sequence ATGGCTAGAGTTACAGTAGAAAAAGCTGTTCAAAAAATAGGTAATAGATTTGATTTAGTTATTTTAGCAGCTAAAAGAGCTAGACAAATACAAATAAAAGGTAAAATTCCATTACTGTCAGAAAAAAATGATAAAGCAACTATTTTAGCATTACGTGAAATAGAAAAAGGGTTAATTAATAAAGAAATTATTAATAATTATGAAAAAAATAATATAGAAGAAAAAATTAAATCTATAGATTTAGATAATTATTGA
- the ppa gene encoding inorganic diphosphatase yields MNYNNISSGENIPNDINVIIEISSHSNPIKYEINKKYGILFVDRFITTPMFYPCNYGYINNTLSLDDDPLDVVVITKYSIIPGTVIRCRPIGILNMIDESGDDKKIIAVPHNKISQEYLLINKIQDLPKLLQQQIMYFFQHYKDLENEKWCKTKSWGNLLQAQTEILSSIKRFKQKKD; encoded by the coding sequence ATGAATTATAATAACATTTCTTCTGGAGAAAATATTCCTAACGATATTAATGTAATTATTGAAATTTCTTCCCATTCAAATCCAATAAAATATGAAATTAATAAAAAATATGGAATACTATTTGTAGATCGTTTTATTACTACACCTATGTTTTATCCATGTAATTATGGATATATAAATAACACATTATCATTAGATGATGATCCATTAGATGTAGTTGTTATAACTAAATATTCTATTATTCCTGGTACAGTAATAAGATGTCGTCCGATAGGAATATTAAATATGATAGATGAATCAGGAGATGATAAAAAAATCATAGCAGTACCACATAATAAAATTTCACAAGAATATTTATTAATTAATAAAATTCAAGATTTACCAAAATTATTACAACAACAAATTATGTATTTTTTTCAACATTATAAAGATTTAGAAAATGAAAAATGGTGTAAAACAAAAAGTTGGGGAAATTTACTTCAAGCACAAACAGAAATTTTATCTTCTATTAAAAGGTTTAAACAAAAAAAAGATTAA